The following are encoded in a window of Syngnathus scovelli strain Florida chromosome 4, RoL_Ssco_1.2, whole genome shotgun sequence genomic DNA:
- the kifc3 gene encoding kinesin-like protein KIFC3 isoform X2, which translates to MLGPRKTWDLDRAPCLRDLWNNDFSLDASSVDLLMSDGEEEASFLSLPSPGFSQRPPPGSELSQSNAARQQLLIQTLQDKVCRLQARLDQDAAGVRPGDERAASSGAVEIEQLGTRLHSQVEELQKKLAGQTQEVARLGSGPGATDLEKHLQLLELENQSLKRQLTSGGASEGACACGCSQEAEALRRELIGARQRERQLADVERRLLDKSAQVDALQRQLERSAPAPPDLSGPHPGICQRDLRDLARCEEAPPLASPLASQTAAEETEPRLRVQNALLQEQVCVQRHLLRELETQLQQSQRTCAQLRTQVAVYDGEMERAHKRLDGELLRLKEEKERVIQEAFVRAESQMKAVHDNLAGVRSKLAGLHPALRTLTSDYNTLKKQVHHFPAMLRNAIDDAKREICHLIGEVSVTNQKLVDKYKREMNLRKKIHNQLVQLKGNIRVLCRVRPVRGCGEDGDALTYDPDDDGVLYLDDKGKVTTFELDKVFGPQATQAEVFEEVEALVTSCVDGFHVCIFAYGQTGSGKTYTMEGVASDPGLNQRALRLLFSRVADRSPEWEFHICVSMLEIYNEALRDLLSDRPADRLDIKMNPDGSGQLYVPGLTRVAVRNVDDVNQVLEAGRASRATACTDLNERSSRSHALLMVSVAGLNGTTGTRTQGKLNLVDLAGSERVGRSGAEGGRLREARHINKSLSALGDVMDALRRKRAHVPFRNSRLTFLLQDSLRGDSKTLMMVQVSPAPADVSESLCSLKFAQRVRSVELGACGRPDSRSASSSPTHQSLERDSAPGPLPLSRSSSAGSSLNSAAPAGSRRKSNAQLSTGTCAQSRLLEKVPSQAFAKDRRHK; encoded by the exons ATGCTCGGaccaagaaagacctgggacctCGACCGCGCCCCCTGTCTGCGGGATCTCTGGAATAACGACTTCTCATTGGACG cgagCTCTGTAGACCTCCTGATGAGCGACGGCGAGGAGGAAGCCTCCTTCCTGTCTCTGCCCAGCCCCGGCTTTTCTCAGCGCCCCCCGCCCGGTTCCGAGCTGAGCCAGTCCAACGCGGCCAGGCAGCAGCTGCTCATCCAG ACTCTGCAGGACAAAGTGTGCCGCCTTCAGGCTCGCCTGGACCAAGACGCCGCAGGAGTTCGGCCCGGGGACGAGCGGGCGGCGTCCTCGG GCGCCGTGGAGATAGAGCAGCTTGGCACGCGCTTGCACTCGCAG GTGGAGGAACTGCAGAAGAAGCTTGCGGGGCAAACGCAGGAAGTGGCCAGACTTGGCTCAGGTCCG GGGGCCACAGACTTGGAGAAGCATCTGCAGCTTTTGGAGCTGGAGAACCAAAGTCTGAAACGGCAGCTGACCTCCGGCGGGGCCTCGGAGGGCGCCTGCGCCTGCGGCTGCTCTCAG GAGGCGGAGGCTCTGCGCAGGGAGCTGATTGGCGCCAGGCAGCGCGAGCGCCAGCTGGCCGACGTGGAGAGGCGGCTGCTGGACAAAAGCGCCCAGGTGGACGCGTTGCAGCGACAACTGGAGCGCAGCGCCCCCGCGCCGCCGGACCTCTCCGGTCCTCATCCGGGAATTTGCCAGCGCGACCTCCGGGACCTTGCGCGCTGTGAAGAGGCGCCGCCGCTGGCCTCGCCACTGGCCTCGCAG ACGGCGGCGGAGGAGACggaacctcggctacgcgtacaAAACGCTTTGCTGCAAGAGCAAGTTTGCGTGCAGCGCCACCTGCTGAGGGAGCTGGAGACGCAACTGCAGCAGTCGCAGAGGACGTGCGCCCAGCTCAGGACGCAG GTGGCGGTGTACGACGGCGAGATGGAGCGTGCGCACAAGCGGCTGGACGGCGAGCTGCTGCGGctgaaggaggagaaggagcgcGTCATCCAGGAGGCCTTCGTCAGGGCCGAGAGCCAAATGAAGGCCGTGCACGACAACCTGGCAG GTGTGCGCAGCAAGCTGGCGGGGCTCCATCCCGCCTTGAGGACGCTCACCAGCGACTACAACACGCTGAAGAAGCAAGTGCATCACTTCCCCGCCATGCTGCGCAACGCCATCGACGACGCCAAGCGCGAG ATCTGTcacctgatcggcgaggtgagcGTGACCAACCAGAAGCTTGTGGACAAATACAAACGGGAGATGAACCTGAGGAAGAAGATCCATAACCAGCTGGTCCAGCTCAAAG GAAATATCCGGGTGTTGTGCCGCGTCCGTCCCGTCCGCGGCTGCGGGGAGGACGGCGACGCCTTGACCTACGACCCGGACGACGACGGCGTCCTGTACCTCGACGACAAGGGCAAGGTGACGACCTTTGAGCTGGACAAAGTCTTCGGGCCGCAGGCGACGCAGGCGGAG GTGTTTGAGGAGGTGGAGGCGCTGGTCACGTCCTGCGTGGACGGCTTCCACGTTTGCATCTTCGCCTACGGACAGACGGGCTCGGGGAAGACTTACACCATGGAG GGCGTGGCGTCGGACCCGGGCCTGAACCAGCGAGCGCTGCGCCTGCTTTTCTCTCGGGTGGCCGACAGAAGCCCCGAGTGGGAATTCCACATCTGCGTCAGCATGCTGGAGATTTACAATGAGGCGCTGAG GGACCTCCTCAGCGACCGGCCGGCGGACAGACTGGACATCAAGATGAATCCCGACGGCAGCGGCCAGCTTTACGTCCCCGGACTGACGCGTGTGGCCGTGCGCAACGTCGACGACGTCAATCAG GTTCTGGAGGCGGGGCGAGCCAGCCGGGCGACGGCGTGCACCGACCTCAACGAGCGCAGTTCTCGCTCTCATGCTCTGCTCATGGTCAGCGTGGCGGGACTCAACGGCACCACGGGGACTCGCACGCAAG GGAAgctgaacctggtggacctggccGGCTCTGAGCGGGTGGGCAGATCGGGCGCCGAGGGCGGGCGCCTGCGCGAGGCTCGCCACATCAACAAGTCTCTGTCGGCGCTGGGCGACGTGATGGACGCGCTGCGCCGTAAGCGCGCTCACGTCCCCTTCAGGAACTCGCGGCTCACCTTCCTGCTGCAGGACAGCTTGCGAGGGGACAGCAAGACGCTGATGATGGTGCAG GTGTCTCCGGCGCCGGCCGACGTGAGCGAGTCGCTGTGTTCGCTGAAGTTCGCTCAGCGCGTTCGCAGCGTGGAGCTCGGCGCCTGCGGGAGGCCAGACAGCCGCTCGGCTTCATCCTCGCCGACGCACCAAAGCCTGGAG AGGGACTCGGCCCCAGGGCCCCTCCCCTTATCCCGTAGCAGCAGCGCCGGCTCCTCCTTAAACTCGGCAGCGCCGGCCGGCTCTCGACGGAAATCCAACGCGCAACTCTCCACGGGTACGTGCGCGCAAAGCCGGCTTTTGGAAAAGGTGCCAAGTCAAGCATTTGCAAAGGATCGTAGGCACAAATGA
- the kifc3 gene encoding kinesin-like protein KIFC3 isoform X3, with translation MEVPRKSLRVPAGPGVMLGPRKTWDLDRAPCLRDLWNNDFSLDASSVDLLMSDGEEEASFLSLPSPGFSQRPPPGSELSQSNAARQQLLIQTLQDKVCRLQARLDQDAAGVRPGDERAASSGAVEIEQLGTRLHSQVEELQKKLAGQTQEVARLGSGPGATDLEKHLQLLELENQSLKRQLTSGGASEGACACGCSQEAEALRRELIGARQRERQLADVERRLLDKSAQVDALQRQLERSAPAPPDLSGPHPGICQRDLRDLARCEEAPPLASPLASQTAAEETEPRLRVQNALLQEQVCVQRHLLRELETQLQQSQRTCAQLRTQVAVYDGEMERAHKRLDGELLRLKEEKERVIQEAFVRAESQMKAVHDNLAGVRSKLAGLHPALRTLTSDYNTLKKQVHHFPAMLRNAIDDAKREICHLIGEVSVTNQKLVDKYKREMNLRKKIHNQLVQLKGNIRVLCRVRPVRGCGEDGDALTYDPDDDGVLYLDDKGKVTTFELDKVFGPQATQAEVFEEVEALVTSCVDGFHVCIFAYGQTGSGKTYTMEGVASDPGLNQRALRLLFSRVADRSPEWEFHICVSMLEIYNEALRDLLSDRPADRLDIKMNPDGSGQLYVPGLTRVAVRNVDDVNQVLEAGRASRATACTDLNERSSRSHALLMVSVAGLNGTTGTRTQGKLNLVDLAGSERVGRSGAEGGRLREARHINKSLSALGDVMDALRRKRAHVPFRNSRLTFLLQDSLRGDSKTLMMVQVSPAPADVSESLCSLKFAQRVRSVELGACGRPDSRSASSSPTHQSLERDSAPGPLPLSRSSSAGSSLNSAAPAGSRRKSNAQLSTGRLKMAA, from the exons ATGGAG GTGCCGCGCAAGTCCTTGAGGGTGCCGGCCGGTCCCGGGGTCATGCTCGGaccaagaaagacctgggacctCGACCGCGCCCCCTGTCTGCGGGATCTCTGGAATAACGACTTCTCATTGGACG cgagCTCTGTAGACCTCCTGATGAGCGACGGCGAGGAGGAAGCCTCCTTCCTGTCTCTGCCCAGCCCCGGCTTTTCTCAGCGCCCCCCGCCCGGTTCCGAGCTGAGCCAGTCCAACGCGGCCAGGCAGCAGCTGCTCATCCAG ACTCTGCAGGACAAAGTGTGCCGCCTTCAGGCTCGCCTGGACCAAGACGCCGCAGGAGTTCGGCCCGGGGACGAGCGGGCGGCGTCCTCGG GCGCCGTGGAGATAGAGCAGCTTGGCACGCGCTTGCACTCGCAG GTGGAGGAACTGCAGAAGAAGCTTGCGGGGCAAACGCAGGAAGTGGCCAGACTTGGCTCAGGTCCG GGGGCCACAGACTTGGAGAAGCATCTGCAGCTTTTGGAGCTGGAGAACCAAAGTCTGAAACGGCAGCTGACCTCCGGCGGGGCCTCGGAGGGCGCCTGCGCCTGCGGCTGCTCTCAG GAGGCGGAGGCTCTGCGCAGGGAGCTGATTGGCGCCAGGCAGCGCGAGCGCCAGCTGGCCGACGTGGAGAGGCGGCTGCTGGACAAAAGCGCCCAGGTGGACGCGTTGCAGCGACAACTGGAGCGCAGCGCCCCCGCGCCGCCGGACCTCTCCGGTCCTCATCCGGGAATTTGCCAGCGCGACCTCCGGGACCTTGCGCGCTGTGAAGAGGCGCCGCCGCTGGCCTCGCCACTGGCCTCGCAG ACGGCGGCGGAGGAGACggaacctcggctacgcgtacaAAACGCTTTGCTGCAAGAGCAAGTTTGCGTGCAGCGCCACCTGCTGAGGGAGCTGGAGACGCAACTGCAGCAGTCGCAGAGGACGTGCGCCCAGCTCAGGACGCAG GTGGCGGTGTACGACGGCGAGATGGAGCGTGCGCACAAGCGGCTGGACGGCGAGCTGCTGCGGctgaaggaggagaaggagcgcGTCATCCAGGAGGCCTTCGTCAGGGCCGAGAGCCAAATGAAGGCCGTGCACGACAACCTGGCAG GTGTGCGCAGCAAGCTGGCGGGGCTCCATCCCGCCTTGAGGACGCTCACCAGCGACTACAACACGCTGAAGAAGCAAGTGCATCACTTCCCCGCCATGCTGCGCAACGCCATCGACGACGCCAAGCGCGAG ATCTGTcacctgatcggcgaggtgagcGTGACCAACCAGAAGCTTGTGGACAAATACAAACGGGAGATGAACCTGAGGAAGAAGATCCATAACCAGCTGGTCCAGCTCAAAG GAAATATCCGGGTGTTGTGCCGCGTCCGTCCCGTCCGCGGCTGCGGGGAGGACGGCGACGCCTTGACCTACGACCCGGACGACGACGGCGTCCTGTACCTCGACGACAAGGGCAAGGTGACGACCTTTGAGCTGGACAAAGTCTTCGGGCCGCAGGCGACGCAGGCGGAG GTGTTTGAGGAGGTGGAGGCGCTGGTCACGTCCTGCGTGGACGGCTTCCACGTTTGCATCTTCGCCTACGGACAGACGGGCTCGGGGAAGACTTACACCATGGAG GGCGTGGCGTCGGACCCGGGCCTGAACCAGCGAGCGCTGCGCCTGCTTTTCTCTCGGGTGGCCGACAGAAGCCCCGAGTGGGAATTCCACATCTGCGTCAGCATGCTGGAGATTTACAATGAGGCGCTGAG GGACCTCCTCAGCGACCGGCCGGCGGACAGACTGGACATCAAGATGAATCCCGACGGCAGCGGCCAGCTTTACGTCCCCGGACTGACGCGTGTGGCCGTGCGCAACGTCGACGACGTCAATCAG GTTCTGGAGGCGGGGCGAGCCAGCCGGGCGACGGCGTGCACCGACCTCAACGAGCGCAGTTCTCGCTCTCATGCTCTGCTCATGGTCAGCGTGGCGGGACTCAACGGCACCACGGGGACTCGCACGCAAG GGAAgctgaacctggtggacctggccGGCTCTGAGCGGGTGGGCAGATCGGGCGCCGAGGGCGGGCGCCTGCGCGAGGCTCGCCACATCAACAAGTCTCTGTCGGCGCTGGGCGACGTGATGGACGCGCTGCGCCGTAAGCGCGCTCACGTCCCCTTCAGGAACTCGCGGCTCACCTTCCTGCTGCAGGACAGCTTGCGAGGGGACAGCAAGACGCTGATGATGGTGCAG GTGTCTCCGGCGCCGGCCGACGTGAGCGAGTCGCTGTGTTCGCTGAAGTTCGCTCAGCGCGTTCGCAGCGTGGAGCTCGGCGCCTGCGGGAGGCCAGACAGCCGCTCGGCTTCATCCTCGCCGACGCACCAAAGCCTGGAG AGGGACTCGGCCCCAGGGCCCCTCCCCTTATCCCGTAGCAGCAGCGCCGGCTCCTCCTTAAACTCGGCAGCGCCGGCCGGCTCTCGACGGAAATCCAACGCGCAACTCTCCACGG GGCGACTGAAGATGGCAGCGTGA
- the kifc3 gene encoding kinesin-like protein KIFC3 isoform X4, with amino-acid sequence MEVPRKSLRVPAGPGVMLGPRKTWDLDRAPCLRDLWNNDFSLDASSVDLLMSDGEEEASFLSLPSPGFSQRPPPGSELSQSNAARQQLLIQTLQDKVCRLQARLDQDAAGVRPGDERAASSGAVEIEQLGTRLHSQVEELQKKLAGQTQEVARLGSGPGATDLEKHLQLLELENQSLKRQLTSGGASEGACACGCSQEAEALRRELIGARQRERQLADVERRLLDKSAQVDALQRQLERSAPAPPDLSGPHPGICQRDLRDLARCEEAPPLASPLASQTAAEETEPRLRVQNALLQEQVCVQRHLLRELETQLQQSQRTCAQLRTQVAVYDGEMERAHKRLDGELLRLKEEKERVIQEAFVRAESQMKAVHDNLAGVRSKLAGLHPALRTLTSDYNTLKKQVHHFPAMLRNAIDDAKREICHLIGEVSVTNQKLVDKYKREMNLRKKIHNQLVQLKGNIRVLCRVRPVRGCGEDGDALTYDPDDDGVLYLDDKGKVTTFELDKVFGPQATQAEVFEEVEALVTSCVDGFHVCIFAYGQTGSGKTYTMEGVASDPGLNQRALRLLFSRVADRSPEWEFHICVSMLEIYNEALRDLLSDRPADRLDIKMNPDGSGQLYVPGLTRVAVRNVDDVNQVLEAGRASRATACTDLNERSSRSHALLMVSVAGLNGTTGTRTQGKLNLVDLAGSERVGRSGAEGGRLREARHINKSLSALGDVMDALRRKRAHVPFRNSRLTFLLQDSLRGDSKTLMMVQVSPAPADVSESLCSLKFAQRVRSVELGACGRPDSRSASSSPTHQSLEGD; translated from the exons ATGGAG GTGCCGCGCAAGTCCTTGAGGGTGCCGGCCGGTCCCGGGGTCATGCTCGGaccaagaaagacctgggacctCGACCGCGCCCCCTGTCTGCGGGATCTCTGGAATAACGACTTCTCATTGGACG cgagCTCTGTAGACCTCCTGATGAGCGACGGCGAGGAGGAAGCCTCCTTCCTGTCTCTGCCCAGCCCCGGCTTTTCTCAGCGCCCCCCGCCCGGTTCCGAGCTGAGCCAGTCCAACGCGGCCAGGCAGCAGCTGCTCATCCAG ACTCTGCAGGACAAAGTGTGCCGCCTTCAGGCTCGCCTGGACCAAGACGCCGCAGGAGTTCGGCCCGGGGACGAGCGGGCGGCGTCCTCGG GCGCCGTGGAGATAGAGCAGCTTGGCACGCGCTTGCACTCGCAG GTGGAGGAACTGCAGAAGAAGCTTGCGGGGCAAACGCAGGAAGTGGCCAGACTTGGCTCAGGTCCG GGGGCCACAGACTTGGAGAAGCATCTGCAGCTTTTGGAGCTGGAGAACCAAAGTCTGAAACGGCAGCTGACCTCCGGCGGGGCCTCGGAGGGCGCCTGCGCCTGCGGCTGCTCTCAG GAGGCGGAGGCTCTGCGCAGGGAGCTGATTGGCGCCAGGCAGCGCGAGCGCCAGCTGGCCGACGTGGAGAGGCGGCTGCTGGACAAAAGCGCCCAGGTGGACGCGTTGCAGCGACAACTGGAGCGCAGCGCCCCCGCGCCGCCGGACCTCTCCGGTCCTCATCCGGGAATTTGCCAGCGCGACCTCCGGGACCTTGCGCGCTGTGAAGAGGCGCCGCCGCTGGCCTCGCCACTGGCCTCGCAG ACGGCGGCGGAGGAGACggaacctcggctacgcgtacaAAACGCTTTGCTGCAAGAGCAAGTTTGCGTGCAGCGCCACCTGCTGAGGGAGCTGGAGACGCAACTGCAGCAGTCGCAGAGGACGTGCGCCCAGCTCAGGACGCAG GTGGCGGTGTACGACGGCGAGATGGAGCGTGCGCACAAGCGGCTGGACGGCGAGCTGCTGCGGctgaaggaggagaaggagcgcGTCATCCAGGAGGCCTTCGTCAGGGCCGAGAGCCAAATGAAGGCCGTGCACGACAACCTGGCAG GTGTGCGCAGCAAGCTGGCGGGGCTCCATCCCGCCTTGAGGACGCTCACCAGCGACTACAACACGCTGAAGAAGCAAGTGCATCACTTCCCCGCCATGCTGCGCAACGCCATCGACGACGCCAAGCGCGAG ATCTGTcacctgatcggcgaggtgagcGTGACCAACCAGAAGCTTGTGGACAAATACAAACGGGAGATGAACCTGAGGAAGAAGATCCATAACCAGCTGGTCCAGCTCAAAG GAAATATCCGGGTGTTGTGCCGCGTCCGTCCCGTCCGCGGCTGCGGGGAGGACGGCGACGCCTTGACCTACGACCCGGACGACGACGGCGTCCTGTACCTCGACGACAAGGGCAAGGTGACGACCTTTGAGCTGGACAAAGTCTTCGGGCCGCAGGCGACGCAGGCGGAG GTGTTTGAGGAGGTGGAGGCGCTGGTCACGTCCTGCGTGGACGGCTTCCACGTTTGCATCTTCGCCTACGGACAGACGGGCTCGGGGAAGACTTACACCATGGAG GGCGTGGCGTCGGACCCGGGCCTGAACCAGCGAGCGCTGCGCCTGCTTTTCTCTCGGGTGGCCGACAGAAGCCCCGAGTGGGAATTCCACATCTGCGTCAGCATGCTGGAGATTTACAATGAGGCGCTGAG GGACCTCCTCAGCGACCGGCCGGCGGACAGACTGGACATCAAGATGAATCCCGACGGCAGCGGCCAGCTTTACGTCCCCGGACTGACGCGTGTGGCCGTGCGCAACGTCGACGACGTCAATCAG GTTCTGGAGGCGGGGCGAGCCAGCCGGGCGACGGCGTGCACCGACCTCAACGAGCGCAGTTCTCGCTCTCATGCTCTGCTCATGGTCAGCGTGGCGGGACTCAACGGCACCACGGGGACTCGCACGCAAG GGAAgctgaacctggtggacctggccGGCTCTGAGCGGGTGGGCAGATCGGGCGCCGAGGGCGGGCGCCTGCGCGAGGCTCGCCACATCAACAAGTCTCTGTCGGCGCTGGGCGACGTGATGGACGCGCTGCGCCGTAAGCGCGCTCACGTCCCCTTCAGGAACTCGCGGCTCACCTTCCTGCTGCAGGACAGCTTGCGAGGGGACAGCAAGACGCTGATGATGGTGCAG GTGTCTCCGGCGCCGGCCGACGTGAGCGAGTCGCTGTGTTCGCTGAAGTTCGCTCAGCGCGTTCGCAGCGTGGAGCTCGGCGCCTGCGGGAGGCCAGACAGCCGCTCGGCTTCATCCTCGCCGACGCACCAAAGCCTGGAG GGCGACTGA
- the kifc3 gene encoding kinesin-like protein KIFC3 isoform X1: MEVPRKSLRVPAGPGVMLGPRKTWDLDRAPCLRDLWNNDFSLDASSVDLLMSDGEEEASFLSLPSPGFSQRPPPGSELSQSNAARQQLLIQTLQDKVCRLQARLDQDAAGVRPGDERAASSGAVEIEQLGTRLHSQVEELQKKLAGQTQEVARLGSGPGATDLEKHLQLLELENQSLKRQLTSGGASEGACACGCSQEAEALRRELIGARQRERQLADVERRLLDKSAQVDALQRQLERSAPAPPDLSGPHPGICQRDLRDLARCEEAPPLASPLASQTAAEETEPRLRVQNALLQEQVCVQRHLLRELETQLQQSQRTCAQLRTQVAVYDGEMERAHKRLDGELLRLKEEKERVIQEAFVRAESQMKAVHDNLAGVRSKLAGLHPALRTLTSDYNTLKKQVHHFPAMLRNAIDDAKREICHLIGEVSVTNQKLVDKYKREMNLRKKIHNQLVQLKGNIRVLCRVRPVRGCGEDGDALTYDPDDDGVLYLDDKGKVTTFELDKVFGPQATQAEVFEEVEALVTSCVDGFHVCIFAYGQTGSGKTYTMEGVASDPGLNQRALRLLFSRVADRSPEWEFHICVSMLEIYNEALRDLLSDRPADRLDIKMNPDGSGQLYVPGLTRVAVRNVDDVNQVLEAGRASRATACTDLNERSSRSHALLMVSVAGLNGTTGTRTQGKLNLVDLAGSERVGRSGAEGGRLREARHINKSLSALGDVMDALRRKRAHVPFRNSRLTFLLQDSLRGDSKTLMMVQVSPAPADVSESLCSLKFAQRVRSVELGACGRPDSRSASSSPTHQSLERDSAPGPLPLSRSSSAGSSLNSAAPAGSRRKSNAQLSTGTCAQSRLLEKVPSQAFAKDRRHK; this comes from the exons ATGGAG GTGCCGCGCAAGTCCTTGAGGGTGCCGGCCGGTCCCGGGGTCATGCTCGGaccaagaaagacctgggacctCGACCGCGCCCCCTGTCTGCGGGATCTCTGGAATAACGACTTCTCATTGGACG cgagCTCTGTAGACCTCCTGATGAGCGACGGCGAGGAGGAAGCCTCCTTCCTGTCTCTGCCCAGCCCCGGCTTTTCTCAGCGCCCCCCGCCCGGTTCCGAGCTGAGCCAGTCCAACGCGGCCAGGCAGCAGCTGCTCATCCAG ACTCTGCAGGACAAAGTGTGCCGCCTTCAGGCTCGCCTGGACCAAGACGCCGCAGGAGTTCGGCCCGGGGACGAGCGGGCGGCGTCCTCGG GCGCCGTGGAGATAGAGCAGCTTGGCACGCGCTTGCACTCGCAG GTGGAGGAACTGCAGAAGAAGCTTGCGGGGCAAACGCAGGAAGTGGCCAGACTTGGCTCAGGTCCG GGGGCCACAGACTTGGAGAAGCATCTGCAGCTTTTGGAGCTGGAGAACCAAAGTCTGAAACGGCAGCTGACCTCCGGCGGGGCCTCGGAGGGCGCCTGCGCCTGCGGCTGCTCTCAG GAGGCGGAGGCTCTGCGCAGGGAGCTGATTGGCGCCAGGCAGCGCGAGCGCCAGCTGGCCGACGTGGAGAGGCGGCTGCTGGACAAAAGCGCCCAGGTGGACGCGTTGCAGCGACAACTGGAGCGCAGCGCCCCCGCGCCGCCGGACCTCTCCGGTCCTCATCCGGGAATTTGCCAGCGCGACCTCCGGGACCTTGCGCGCTGTGAAGAGGCGCCGCCGCTGGCCTCGCCACTGGCCTCGCAG ACGGCGGCGGAGGAGACggaacctcggctacgcgtacaAAACGCTTTGCTGCAAGAGCAAGTTTGCGTGCAGCGCCACCTGCTGAGGGAGCTGGAGACGCAACTGCAGCAGTCGCAGAGGACGTGCGCCCAGCTCAGGACGCAG GTGGCGGTGTACGACGGCGAGATGGAGCGTGCGCACAAGCGGCTGGACGGCGAGCTGCTGCGGctgaaggaggagaaggagcgcGTCATCCAGGAGGCCTTCGTCAGGGCCGAGAGCCAAATGAAGGCCGTGCACGACAACCTGGCAG GTGTGCGCAGCAAGCTGGCGGGGCTCCATCCCGCCTTGAGGACGCTCACCAGCGACTACAACACGCTGAAGAAGCAAGTGCATCACTTCCCCGCCATGCTGCGCAACGCCATCGACGACGCCAAGCGCGAG ATCTGTcacctgatcggcgaggtgagcGTGACCAACCAGAAGCTTGTGGACAAATACAAACGGGAGATGAACCTGAGGAAGAAGATCCATAACCAGCTGGTCCAGCTCAAAG GAAATATCCGGGTGTTGTGCCGCGTCCGTCCCGTCCGCGGCTGCGGGGAGGACGGCGACGCCTTGACCTACGACCCGGACGACGACGGCGTCCTGTACCTCGACGACAAGGGCAAGGTGACGACCTTTGAGCTGGACAAAGTCTTCGGGCCGCAGGCGACGCAGGCGGAG GTGTTTGAGGAGGTGGAGGCGCTGGTCACGTCCTGCGTGGACGGCTTCCACGTTTGCATCTTCGCCTACGGACAGACGGGCTCGGGGAAGACTTACACCATGGAG GGCGTGGCGTCGGACCCGGGCCTGAACCAGCGAGCGCTGCGCCTGCTTTTCTCTCGGGTGGCCGACAGAAGCCCCGAGTGGGAATTCCACATCTGCGTCAGCATGCTGGAGATTTACAATGAGGCGCTGAG GGACCTCCTCAGCGACCGGCCGGCGGACAGACTGGACATCAAGATGAATCCCGACGGCAGCGGCCAGCTTTACGTCCCCGGACTGACGCGTGTGGCCGTGCGCAACGTCGACGACGTCAATCAG GTTCTGGAGGCGGGGCGAGCCAGCCGGGCGACGGCGTGCACCGACCTCAACGAGCGCAGTTCTCGCTCTCATGCTCTGCTCATGGTCAGCGTGGCGGGACTCAACGGCACCACGGGGACTCGCACGCAAG GGAAgctgaacctggtggacctggccGGCTCTGAGCGGGTGGGCAGATCGGGCGCCGAGGGCGGGCGCCTGCGCGAGGCTCGCCACATCAACAAGTCTCTGTCGGCGCTGGGCGACGTGATGGACGCGCTGCGCCGTAAGCGCGCTCACGTCCCCTTCAGGAACTCGCGGCTCACCTTCCTGCTGCAGGACAGCTTGCGAGGGGACAGCAAGACGCTGATGATGGTGCAG GTGTCTCCGGCGCCGGCCGACGTGAGCGAGTCGCTGTGTTCGCTGAAGTTCGCTCAGCGCGTTCGCAGCGTGGAGCTCGGCGCCTGCGGGAGGCCAGACAGCCGCTCGGCTTCATCCTCGCCGACGCACCAAAGCCTGGAG AGGGACTCGGCCCCAGGGCCCCTCCCCTTATCCCGTAGCAGCAGCGCCGGCTCCTCCTTAAACTCGGCAGCGCCGGCCGGCTCTCGACGGAAATCCAACGCGCAACTCTCCACGGGTACGTGCGCGCAAAGCCGGCTTTTGGAAAAGGTGCCAAGTCAAGCATTTGCAAAGGATCGTAGGCACAAATGA